From Marinoscillum sp. 108, a single genomic window includes:
- the nusG gene encoding transcription termination/antitermination protein NusG, giving the protein MSEFKWYVVRAISGREKKVKGYLEQEIARNGIEQLVTQVLIPSEKVYEMRNGKKRVRERNFFPGYILIQADLSNGETQHIITNTPDVIGFLGEGSTSASKDPVPLRQNEVNRILGRVDEAEEYEEKLDTPFIVGESVKVMDGPFSGFTGTVEEVFEDRKKLNVTVKIFGRNTPVELNYIQVEKQE; this is encoded by the coding sequence ATGTCTGAGTTCAAATGGTACGTAGTACGGGCTATTAGTGGCCGTGAGAAGAAGGTAAAGGGTTACCTGGAACAAGAGATCGCTAGGAATGGCATTGAGCAACTGGTAACCCAGGTGCTTATTCCGTCTGAGAAAGTATACGAAATGAGAAATGGAAAGAAGCGTGTACGTGAGCGCAACTTTTTTCCAGGATATATCCTCATACAAGCTGATTTGAGCAATGGCGAGACTCAGCATATTATTACCAATACACCAGATGTTATTGGTTTTCTTGGTGAAGGTTCTACCAGCGCTTCCAAGGATCCTGTCCCACTTCGTCAAAATGAGGTGAACAGAATTTTAGGTAGAGTCGATGAAGCCGAGGAGTACGAAGAGAAACTTGATACACCTTTTATAGTGGGTGAGTCGGTAAAAGTTATGGATGGTCCATTCAGTGGCTTTACCGGTACTGTAGAAGAGGTATTTGAGGATCGAAAGAAGTTAAATGTTACAGTTAAAATTTTTGGAAGAAACACTCCTGTAGAGTTGAATTACATACAGGTAGAAAAACAAGAATAA
- the rplK gene encoding 50S ribosomal protein L11, protein MAKEITGYLKLQVRGGAANPSPPVGPALGSKGLNIMEFCKQFNARTQDKQGQLLPVVVAIYTDKSFDFVIKTPPAPILIMEAAKLKKGSAEPNRAKVGSISWDQVKEIAELKMQDLNAFQIEAAMRQVAGTARSMGVRVSGKAPWAN, encoded by the coding sequence ATGGCTAAAGAGATAACAGGTTATTTGAAACTCCAGGTTAGGGGAGGGGCGGCAAATCCTTCTCCTCCAGTAGGACCAGCACTTGGTTCTAAGGGACTAAATATCATGGAGTTTTGTAAACAGTTCAATGCAAGAACTCAAGATAAGCAGGGTCAATTGCTCCCGGTAGTTGTTGCGATCTATACTGACAAGTCTTTCGATTTTGTAATTAAAACACCTCCAGCTCCAATATTGATTATGGAAGCTGCTAAGTTGAAAAAAGGTTCTGCTGAGCCAAACCGTGCGAAAGTAGGTTCTATCAGCTGGGATCAGGTGAAGGAAATTGCCGAGTTGAAAATGCAGGATTTGAATGCTTTTCAAATTGAAGCAGCGATGCGTCAGGTAGCTGGTACAGCAAGAAGTATGGGAGTAAGAGTTTCTGGTAAAGCGCCTTGGGCTAACTAA
- the rpoB gene encoding DNA-directed RNA polymerase subunit beta — MAKNTSERVNFSSIKSVIDYPDFLDVQLKSFVDFFQLDTPSEKRNSEGLYKVFMENFPISDSRENFVLEFVDYTVDPPKYSVDESIERGLTHSVPLKAKLRLLCNDEENEDFETIEQEVFLGNIPYMTAKGSFVINGAERVIVSQLHRSPGVFFAQSKHTNGTHLYSARIIPFKGSWIEFATDVNNVMYAYIDRKKKFPITTLLRSIGYGSDKKILDLFGLSEEIDATEKELKKVIGRRLAARVLRTWTEDFVDEDTGEVVSIDRNEVILERDGIISEDDIETILESGSKSIVLHRKDVNITDYSIIYNTLQKDNSNSEKEAVEQIYRQLRNTDAPDEQTARDIIQNLFFSDKRYDLGEVGRYRINKKLGLDIGYDKRTLTTEDIILIVKYLIGLINSKAVVDDIDHLSNRRVRTVGEQLYAQFGVGLARMARTIRERMNVRDNEDFKPVDLINARTLSSVINSFFGTNQLSQFMDQTNPLAEITHKRRMSALGPGGLSRERAGFEVRDVHYTHYGRLCTIETPEGPNIGLISSLCVHAKVNQMGFIETPYRDVVEGTVDMTGSVNYLTAEEEDTYNIAQANAPLDDKGNFLNDKVKARFEGDFPVVDPKDLKYMDVAPNQIVSVAASMIPFLEHDDANRALMGSNMQRQAVPLLKPQAPIVGTGLEKRVAIDSRALVIAEGDGEIEYVDAKKIVVRYERTEEDLLISFNSPSVTYELIKFRRTNQDTCINLKPIVTKGDKVTKGQPLCEGFATENGELALGRNLMVAYMPWQGYNFEDAIVISEKVVREDIFTSIHIDEYDLEVRDTKRGEEELTSEIPNVSEEAVKNLDENGIIRIGAEIKEGDILIGKITPKGETDPTPEEKLLRAIFGDKAGDVKDASLKASPSLRGVVIDTKLFSRPKKDKDLRSRTKKEVEMLKNRYSGELTEIRNQMIDKLAKLLEGKTCQGIKHKFGEEVMSKGTKFNRKNIEANLFPPKNAYRDESNYNVPEEANLISDLIIEDWATDQHTNDLIFKMVKNYINARNEVSGIFKRERFTLEVGDELPAGIVQLAKVYVAKKRKLKVGDKMAGRHGNKGVVAKIVRDEDMPFMEDGTPVDIVLNPLGVPSRMNIGQIYETVLGWAGLRLGKKYATPIFDGATEDEVQNELKEAGLPSFGRTYLYDGLSGVRFDQPVTVGVAYMLKLGHLVDDKMHARSIGPYSLITQQPLGGKAQFGGQRFGEMEVWALEAFGAAHVLQEILTIKSDDVIGRAKAYEAIVKGENMQKPNIPESFNVLVHELRGLALEITLD; from the coding sequence TTGGCTAAAAATACATCTGAGAGAGTTAATTTCTCTTCTATAAAATCTGTAATCGATTATCCTGATTTCCTTGACGTACAGCTAAAGTCATTCGTTGACTTTTTCCAGCTGGACACTCCTTCTGAGAAAAGAAATTCCGAAGGACTGTATAAAGTGTTCATGGAGAACTTTCCTATCAGTGATTCCAGAGAAAATTTCGTGCTGGAATTTGTCGATTATACTGTTGACCCTCCAAAGTACTCAGTTGATGAGAGCATCGAGAGAGGTTTGACGCACTCTGTTCCCCTCAAAGCTAAGCTTCGTTTGCTTTGCAATGATGAGGAGAATGAAGATTTTGAGACCATTGAGCAGGAAGTCTTTTTGGGGAATATCCCATATATGACCGCTAAGGGGTCTTTCGTAATCAATGGAGCTGAACGAGTGATCGTTTCGCAGTTGCACAGGTCACCAGGTGTGTTCTTTGCTCAAAGCAAGCATACAAATGGTACCCACCTTTATTCTGCAAGGATTATTCCTTTCAAAGGATCCTGGATCGAATTTGCTACGGACGTCAACAATGTGATGTATGCCTATATCGATCGAAAAAAGAAATTTCCTATTACCACACTTCTGCGATCAATAGGATATGGATCTGATAAAAAAATATTGGATCTTTTCGGCCTGTCCGAAGAGATCGACGCTACTGAAAAGGAGCTTAAGAAAGTAATAGGCCGTAGACTGGCTGCCCGAGTACTGCGTACCTGGACTGAGGATTTTGTGGATGAAGATACCGGAGAGGTTGTATCCATTGACAGAAATGAAGTCATCCTCGAAAGAGATGGTATTATTTCTGAAGATGATATAGAGACAATTCTGGAATCCGGCAGCAAGTCAATTGTCCTTCACAGAAAGGATGTTAACATCACGGATTACTCCATTATATATAACACGCTTCAGAAGGATAACTCAAACTCCGAGAAGGAGGCTGTTGAGCAGATCTATCGTCAGCTGAGAAACACAGATGCTCCGGATGAGCAGACTGCACGGGATATTATTCAAAATCTCTTCTTCAGTGACAAACGTTACGATCTGGGAGAGGTAGGTCGATACAGAATCAACAAGAAGCTTGGTTTGGATATAGGGTACGATAAGAGAACCCTTACTACAGAGGATATTATCCTGATTGTGAAGTACCTGATCGGGTTGATCAATAGCAAGGCAGTTGTCGATGATATTGACCACTTGAGCAATAGAAGGGTAAGAACAGTGGGTGAACAATTGTACGCTCAATTTGGTGTGGGTCTTGCCAGAATGGCCAGAACGATCCGCGAGCGAATGAATGTTCGTGACAATGAGGACTTCAAACCAGTTGATCTGATCAACGCTCGTACATTGTCTTCTGTGATCAACTCATTCTTTGGTACTAACCAGCTGTCTCAGTTCATGGATCAAACCAACCCACTGGCTGAGATTACGCATAAGAGAAGAATGTCTGCACTCGGACCAGGTGGTCTTTCGAGAGAAAGAGCAGGTTTCGAAGTACGTGACGTTCACTACACTCACTACGGTAGACTTTGTACGATTGAAACTCCTGAGGGACCAAACATTGGTTTGATCTCTTCACTTTGCGTACACGCCAAAGTGAACCAGATGGGTTTCATCGAAACACCTTATAGGGATGTGGTAGAAGGAACTGTGGATATGACAGGTAGTGTAAACTACCTCACTGCAGAGGAAGAAGATACTTATAATATTGCTCAGGCCAATGCGCCTTTGGATGATAAAGGTAACTTCCTCAACGATAAAGTAAAGGCGCGTTTCGAAGGGGATTTCCCGGTAGTGGACCCCAAAGATTTGAAATACATGGATGTGGCTCCGAATCAGATTGTATCGGTAGCGGCCTCTATGATTCCGTTCCTTGAGCATGATGATGCCAACCGTGCATTGATGGGCTCTAACATGCAGCGCCAGGCAGTACCATTGTTGAAGCCACAGGCTCCAATCGTTGGAACTGGTTTGGAGAAGCGTGTAGCCATTGACTCACGAGCGTTGGTGATTGCTGAAGGTGATGGTGAGATCGAATATGTAGACGCTAAGAAAATAGTTGTCAGATATGAGCGTACAGAAGAAGATTTGCTCATCTCTTTCAATAGTCCAAGTGTTACCTATGAACTGATTAAGTTCAGAAGAACTAACCAGGATACTTGTATCAACCTGAAGCCAATTGTGACTAAGGGAGATAAGGTAACCAAAGGCCAACCTCTGTGTGAAGGTTTTGCTACTGAGAACGGCGAGCTGGCCCTTGGAAGAAACCTGATGGTGGCATATATGCCATGGCAAGGATACAACTTTGAGGATGCGATTGTAATTTCTGAGAAAGTGGTAAGAGAGGATATATTTACCTCTATCCACATTGATGAATACGATCTTGAAGTAAGGGATACCAAAAGAGGTGAAGAGGAACTTACCTCGGAGATTCCAAACGTGAGTGAGGAAGCCGTTAAGAACCTTGATGAAAATGGTATTATCCGAATCGGTGCTGAAATCAAAGAAGGTGATATCCTGATTGGTAAAATCACACCAAAAGGTGAGACTGATCCTACTCCGGAAGAAAAACTATTGCGCGCCATCTTTGGAGACAAAGCCGGTGACGTAAAAGATGCTTCATTGAAAGCTTCTCCTTCATTGAGAGGTGTGGTGATTGACACTAAACTCTTCTCAAGACCTAAGAAAGATAAAGATCTTAGATCAAGAACGAAGAAAGAAGTAGAGATGCTGAAAAACCGCTACAGCGGAGAGCTTACTGAGATCAGAAATCAAATGATCGATAAGTTGGCAAAGCTTCTCGAAGGGAAGACATGCCAGGGAATCAAACATAAGTTTGGTGAAGAGGTCATGTCTAAGGGGACTAAGTTCAACAGAAAGAACATTGAGGCAAATCTTTTCCCACCTAAGAATGCTTATAGGGATGAGAGTAACTACAATGTACCTGAAGAAGCCAATTTGATTTCAGATTTGATCATCGAAGATTGGGCAACTGATCAGCATACCAATGATCTGATCTTCAAAATGGTGAAGAATTATATCAATGCGAGAAACGAAGTGTCGGGAATCTTCAAAAGAGAGCGTTTTACGCTTGAGGTTGGGGATGAGCTTCCTGCAGGTATTGTTCAGTTGGCCAAAGTCTACGTGGCTAAAAAGCGTAAACTGAAAGTTGGTGATAAGATGGCTGGTCGTCATGGTAACAAGGGTGTTGTAGCCAAAATTGTTCGTGATGAAGACATGCCTTTCATGGAAGACGGAACTCCGGTGGACATTGTATTGAACCCGCTTGGTGTACCTTCTCGTATGAACATCGGTCAGATTTATGAAACAGTTCTTGGATGGGCTGGACTAAGGTTGGGTAAGAAATATGCAACTCCGATTTTTGATGGTGCTACTGAGGATGAAGTTCAGAATGAACTAAAAGAAGCAGGGCTGCCTTCATTTGGTCGTACTTATCTATATGATGGTTTGAGTGGAGTTCGCTTTGATCAACCTGTTACAGTAGGTGTGGCATATATGCTAAAACTTGGTCACCTGGTAGATGATAAGATGCACGCAAGAAGCATCGGACCATACTCACTCATCACTCAGCAACCACTTGGTGGTAAAGCGCAGTTTGGTGGTCAGAGATTTGGAGAGATGGAGGTATGGGCACTTGAGGCATTTGGTGCCGCCCATGTTTTGCAAGAGATCCTTACCATTAAGTCGGATGACGTGATTGGTAGAGCAAAAGCCTACGAGGCAATTGTGAAAGGTGAGAATATGCAGAAGCCAAACATCCCTGAATCGTTCAACGTATTGGTTCACGAGCTTCGTGGATTGGCACTTGAAATTACCTTAGACTAA
- the rplL gene encoding 50S ribosomal protein L7/L12, translating into MADLKEFAEQLVNLSVKEVSELATILKDEYGIEPAAAAAPVMVAGGGDGGSAAEEKSSFDVVLKSAGAAKLAVVKLVKELTGLGLKEAKELVDGAPSNVKEGVAKDEAEALKKQLEEAGAEVELK; encoded by the coding sequence ATGGCAGATTTAAAAGAATTCGCTGAGCAACTAGTAAACCTTTCAGTAAAAGAGGTAAGTGAACTAGCTACAATCCTTAAAGATGAGTATGGTATTGAGCCTGCAGCCGCAGCAGCTCCTGTAATGGTAGCTGGTGGTGGTGATGGTGGAAGTGCTGCTGAAGAAAAATCATCTTTTGATGTTGTACTTAAGTCAGCTGGTGCCGCTAAGCTTGCAGTTGTGAAACTAGTAAAAGAACTTACAGGTCTTGGACTAAAAGAAGCTAAGGAATTAGTGGATGGTGCTCCAAGTAACGTAAAAGAAGGCGTAGCTAAAGATGAAGCTGAGGCGCTGAAAAAGCAGCTTGAAGAAGCTGGTGCCGAGGTTGAGCTAAAATAA
- the rplJ gene encoding 50S ribosomal protein L10: MTREEKAQVIAGLTEKFQQTDHFYITDTSGLTVEQINKFREMCFKKGVEYKVVKNTLIKKALENLDNDYSSLDSTLKGFSGIMFVNENANIPARVIKDFKKEDKDQRPKFKAASIDSDIFIGEDQLEILSKLKSKQELIGEVISLLQSPAKNVISALQSGQHTIAGLVKTLSERE; the protein is encoded by the coding sequence ATGACTAGAGAAGAAAAAGCACAAGTGATTGCTGGTTTAACAGAAAAATTTCAGCAAACAGACCACTTCTACATCACTGACACATCAGGACTGACTGTTGAGCAAATCAACAAGTTCAGAGAGATGTGCTTCAAGAAAGGTGTGGAGTACAAGGTTGTGAAAAATACTTTGATCAAGAAAGCTCTTGAAAATCTTGACAATGACTATTCATCATTGGATAGTACACTTAAAGGATTCTCAGGGATCATGTTTGTGAATGAAAACGCAAACATACCTGCCAGAGTCATTAAAGACTTCAAGAAGGAAGATAAAGATCAGAGACCTAAGTTTAAGGCTGCTTCCATAGATTCAGATATTTTCATCGGTGAAGACCAGTTAGAGATTTTGAGTAAGCTCAAGTCTAAACAGGAACTTATTGGTGAGGTTATTTCATTACTTCAGTCGCCTGCTAAGAATGTTATTTCCGCTCTACAGAGTGGTCAGCATACAATAGCCGGACTGGTAAAAACACTTTCAGAAAGAGAATAA
- the rplA gene encoding 50S ribosomal protein L1, which translates to MGKITKNQKKAAELVDVNKEYSIEEAAQLVKDITFSKFDASVDIDIRLGVDPRKADQMVRGVVALPNGIGKEVKVLVLCTPDKEEEAKAAGADYVGLDDYITKIEGGWTAIDVIITMPTVMAKVGKLGRVLGPRGLMPNPKSGTVTMDIAQAVTEVKAGKIDFKVDKTGIIHTSIGKISFDPEKIMQNAVEMIQTVAKLKPSSAKGTYFKSITLSSTMSKGIAVDKNSIAGL; encoded by the coding sequence ATGGGAAAGATTACGAAAAATCAGAAAAAAGCTGCAGAGCTTGTTGACGTAAATAAGGAATACTCTATCGAAGAGGCTGCTCAATTGGTAAAGGATATTACCTTTTCCAAATTCGATGCGTCTGTTGATATTGATATTAGACTGGGTGTAGACCCACGTAAAGCGGACCAGATGGTTCGTGGAGTGGTGGCTCTGCCTAACGGGATTGGCAAAGAAGTGAAGGTGCTAGTGCTTTGTACTCCAGATAAGGAGGAAGAGGCTAAGGCAGCTGGAGCGGACTATGTAGGTCTTGACGACTACATCACCAAAATAGAAGGTGGATGGACTGCGATCGATGTGATCATCACAATGCCAACAGTAATGGCTAAAGTGGGTAAGTTAGGTAGAGTACTCGGACCAAGAGGATTGATGCCTAACCCTAAGTCAGGCACTGTAACCATGGATATTGCTCAGGCGGTAACCGAGGTAAAGGCAGGTAAGATCGACTTCAAAGTTGATAAAACAGGAATTATTCATACAAGCATTGGTAAGATCTCCTTTGATCCAGAGAAGATCATGCAAAATGCAGTAGAGATGATTCAAACTGTGGCGAAGTTGAAACCTTCTTCAGCCAAGGGTACATATTTTAAATCAATCACACTATCCAGTACAATGAGTAAGGGAATAGCTGTTGATAAAAATAGCATAGCTGGACTATAA
- the rpoC gene encoding DNA-directed RNA polymerase subunit beta': MAFRKNKKLSNDFSKVTISLASPESILESSHGEVTQPETINYRTYKPEMGGLFCERIFGPVKDWECHCGKYKRIRYKGIICDRCGVEVTEKKVRRERMGHIELVVPVAHIWYFRSLPNKIGYLLGLPTKKLDQIIYYERYVVIQSGIKEEDGINEMDFLTEEEYLDILDKLPRENQLLDDDDPQKFIAKMGAEALEMLLSRIELDELSYQLRHQAATDTSQQRKAEALKRLRVVEAFRDAKTRIENKPEWMIIKMVPVIPPELRPLVPLDGGRFATSDLNDLYRRVIIRNNRLKRLIDIKAPEVILRNEKRMLQEAVDSLFDNSRKVNAVRSDGNRALKSLSDMLKGKQGRFRQNLLGKRVDYSGRSVIVVGPELKMHECGLPKDMAAELFKPFVIRKLIERGIVKTVKSAKKIVDRKDPVVWDILENVLKGHPVLLNRAPTLHRLGIQAFQPKLIEGKAIQLHPLVCTAFNADFDGDQMAVHVPLGHEAVLEASLLMLSSHNILNPANGAPIAVPSQDMVLGLYYITKGRRSTPEKPVIGEGLSFYSAEEVIIAINEGKVSQHAYVKVRTKVRNENGELETKVIETVAGRVLFNLHVPEEVGFVDELLTKKKLQKIISTVFKITGMAKTAHFLDDIKELGFQTAYKGGLSMGLDNIQIPAEKEALVAQAKEEVEAVWNNYLMGLITDNERYNQVIDIWTRTNTLLTNTLMQQLEEDDQGFNSIYMMMHSGARGSREQIRQLGGMRGLMAKPQKNLQGSVGEIIENPILSNFKEGLDVIEYFISTHGARKGLADTALKTADAGYLTRRLVDVAQDMVVNEEDCGTLRGLSVQALKDNEEIVESLFERILGRVSVHDIYDPITEELIVESGAEITEEVAVKIDETSIEEVEIRSVLTCETKQGVCAKCYGRNLASGRMANMGESVGVIAAQSIGEPGTQLTLRTFHVGGTASNIAVDANIKAKFDGFIEYDELRTVDSEDEEGNKVKKVMGRSGEIKILDNKKERVLITNHVPYGAILKVSDGDKIAKGDEICNWDPYNAVIMAEFDGKAEFDSIIEGVTYKEESDEQTGHREKVIIDTKDKTKNPAVVVAGKDESKGYNIPVGAHLAVDIGDKIKAGQVLAKIPRKTGKSRDITGGLPRVTELFEARNPSNPAVVSEIDGVVTYGGIKRGNREIFIESKDGVKKRYLVPLSKHILVQDNDFIRAGDALSDGAITPADILSISGPTAVQEYLVNEIQEVYRLQGVKINDKHIEVIVRQMMQKVIIIDAGDTSFLTNQSVDRFAFMEENDNILDKKVVMDPGDSETLKAGMIITSRKLRDENSNLKRRDMKIVEVRNAEAAVSKPILQGITQASLGTESFISAASFQETTKVLSEASIRGKADYLSGLKENVIVGHLIPAGTGNRNFLNHIVTSNEDYENLVAAKEQFANSKELES; the protein is encoded by the coding sequence ATGGCGTTCAGAAAAAATAAAAAACTGTCTAACGATTTTTCTAAAGTAACGATTAGTCTGGCATCACCAGAGTCGATTTTAGAAAGCTCGCATGGTGAAGTTACTCAGCCTGAAACGATTAACTACAGAACCTACAAGCCTGAAATGGGTGGATTGTTCTGCGAGCGAATCTTTGGTCCTGTTAAAGACTGGGAATGTCATTGTGGAAAATATAAGCGAATCCGATACAAAGGAATTATTTGCGACCGTTGTGGAGTAGAGGTGACCGAGAAGAAGGTCCGTAGAGAGCGAATGGGTCATATCGAATTGGTGGTACCTGTTGCACATATCTGGTATTTCCGATCACTTCCTAACAAAATAGGTTATCTCCTGGGTCTTCCCACGAAGAAGCTGGATCAAATCATATACTATGAGCGATATGTAGTAATCCAGTCAGGTATCAAAGAGGAAGATGGAATCAATGAGATGGATTTCCTCACAGAAGAGGAGTATCTTGATATTCTGGATAAACTTCCTCGGGAAAATCAACTGCTGGATGATGATGATCCTCAGAAGTTCATTGCAAAAATGGGTGCTGAGGCTTTGGAAATGCTTTTGTCGAGAATTGAACTTGACGAGCTTTCTTATCAGCTTCGTCATCAGGCAGCTACTGATACCTCACAGCAAAGAAAAGCTGAGGCACTTAAGAGACTAAGGGTGGTTGAAGCCTTCAGAGATGCCAAAACCAGAATTGAGAATAAACCAGAATGGATGATCATTAAAATGGTTCCGGTGATACCACCAGAGCTACGTCCTTTGGTACCTCTTGATGGTGGAAGATTTGCTACCTCGGATTTGAATGACCTTTACAGAAGGGTAATTATCCGTAACAATCGTCTGAAGAGATTGATCGACATCAAAGCACCAGAAGTAATCCTTAGAAATGAGAAGAGGATGCTTCAGGAAGCTGTGGATTCACTGTTTGATAACTCAAGAAAGGTGAATGCTGTAAGGTCTGATGGAAACAGAGCGCTGAAGTCTTTGAGTGATATGCTCAAAGGAAAGCAAGGTCGATTCCGTCAAAACCTGTTGGGTAAAAGGGTTGACTACTCTGGCCGTTCGGTAATTGTGGTTGGACCGGAGCTGAAAATGCACGAGTGTGGTCTTCCTAAGGATATGGCAGCTGAGCTTTTCAAGCCTTTTGTGATCAGAAAGCTGATCGAGAGAGGTATTGTAAAGACGGTGAAGTCCGCTAAGAAGATAGTTGACAGAAAGGATCCGGTAGTTTGGGATATCCTGGAGAATGTACTGAAAGGGCACCCTGTTCTTCTTAACCGGGCTCCTACACTTCACAGGTTGGGTATTCAGGCTTTCCAGCCTAAGTTGATTGAAGGAAAAGCGATTCAGCTACACCCTCTGGTTTGTACAGCATTCAACGCCGATTTTGATGGTGACCAGATGGCTGTTCACGTTCCACTTGGACACGAGGCGGTTTTGGAAGCGTCATTGTTGATGCTTTCTTCTCACAATATTCTAAACCCTGCCAATGGAGCTCCTATTGCGGTGCCTTCACAGGATATGGTATTGGGACTCTATTATATCACCAAGGGACGAAGAAGCACTCCTGAAAAGCCGGTAATTGGTGAAGGACTTTCTTTCTACAGTGCAGAGGAAGTGATCATTGCCATCAATGAAGGCAAAGTTTCTCAGCATGCTTACGTGAAAGTAAGAACAAAAGTGAGAAATGAGAATGGCGAGCTTGAGACCAAGGTCATTGAGACGGTGGCAGGACGAGTATTGTTCAATTTGCACGTGCCAGAAGAGGTTGGTTTCGTGGATGAACTTCTTACTAAGAAAAAACTACAGAAGATTATATCTACTGTATTCAAAATCACAGGAATGGCCAAGACAGCTCATTTCCTTGATGATATTAAGGAATTAGGATTCCAGACAGCCTACAAAGGTGGACTGTCAATGGGTCTTGATAACATTCAGATTCCAGCAGAAAAAGAAGCACTCGTGGCGCAGGCCAAAGAGGAAGTGGAAGCTGTATGGAATAATTATTTGATGGGTCTGATCACAGACAATGAGCGTTACAATCAGGTAATTGATATCTGGACGAGAACGAACACGTTGCTGACTAACACGCTGATGCAGCAGTTGGAAGAAGATGATCAGGGATTCAACTCAATCTACATGATGATGCACTCTGGAGCCCGAGGTTCAAGAGAGCAGATTCGTCAGTTGGGTGGAATGAGAGGGCTGATGGCCAAGCCTCAAAAGAATCTTCAGGGTTCTGTAGGTGAGATCATTGAAAACCCTATTCTTTCTAACTTCAAAGAAGGACTGGATGTAATTGAGTACTTCATCTCTACTCACGGTGCGAGAAAAGGTCTTGCAGATACGGCTTTGAAAACAGCGGATGCTGGTTACCTCACCAGACGATTGGTGGATGTGGCACAGGACATGGTTGTGAACGAAGAAGATTGCGGTACTTTGAGAGGCTTGTCAGTACAGGCATTGAAAGACAATGAGGAGATAGTCGAATCACTTTTCGAAAGAATCCTTGGTAGGGTTTCAGTACACGATATCTATGATCCGATTACCGAAGAACTCATCGTTGAGTCTGGAGCGGAGATCACTGAGGAAGTGGCTGTAAAAATTGACGAAACAAGCATCGAAGAAGTTGAAATCAGGTCTGTATTGACTTGTGAGACTAAGCAAGGTGTGTGTGCAAAATGTTATGGACGTAACCTGGCAAGTGGTCGTATGGCCAATATGGGTGAGTCTGTGGGTGTTATTGCTGCACAGTCTATTGGAGAGCCTGGTACTCAGCTTACCTTGAGAACTTTCCACGTTGGGGGTACTGCCTCTAACATTGCGGTGGATGCCAACATCAAAGCTAAGTTTGATGGATTTATCGAGTATGATGAACTGCGAACTGTGGATTCTGAGGATGAAGAAGGCAACAAGGTGAAGAAGGTGATGGGCCGTTCTGGAGAGATCAAGATCCTTGACAATAAGAAGGAAAGAGTATTGATTACAAACCATGTGCCTTATGGTGCCATCCTGAAAGTAAGTGATGGAGATAAGATTGCCAAGGGTGACGAAATCTGTAACTGGGATCCATACAATGCCGTGATCATGGCGGAGTTTGATGGTAAGGCAGAGTTTGATTCCATCATTGAGGGCGTGACCTACAAAGAGGAGTCTGACGAGCAGACAGGACACAGAGAGAAAGTAATTATAGATACTAAAGATAAAACCAAGAACCCGGCTGTTGTGGTCGCGGGTAAGGATGAGTCCAAAGGGTATAACATACCAGTGGGCGCTCACCTTGCTGTGGATATTGGTGATAAGATCAAAGCGGGTCAGGTATTGGCTAAGATTCCTAGAAAAACAGGTAAGTCGAGAGACATCACCGGGGGTCTTCCTAGGGTTACAGAGCTTTTCGAAGCACGAAACCCATCTAATCCGGCAGTAGTAAGTGAAATCGATGGAGTGGTGACTTATGGAGGGATCAAGCGTGGTAATCGTGAGATCTTCATCGAGTCAAAAGATGGCGTGAAGAAGAGATATCTCGTGCCTTTGTCTAAGCACATCCTTGTACAGGATAATGACTTTATCCGTGCAGGTGATGCACTCTCAGACGGAGCGATTACACCAGCCGATATCTTATCGATTAGCGGACCTACAGCAGTTCAGGAATACCTCGTGAATGAAATTCAGGAAGTATACAGACTCCAGGGTGTGAAAATCAACGATAAGCACATTGAGGTAATCGTGAGACAGATGATGCAAAAGGTTATTATCATCGATGCCGGTGACACTAGCTTCTTGACCAATCAATCGGTTGATAGATTCGCTTTCATGGAGGAAAATGATAATATCCTTGACAAGAAGGTGGTTATGGATCCAGGAGATTCAGAAACCTTGAAAGCAGGGATGATCATTACCAGCAGAAAGCTGCGTGATGAGAATTCTAACCTGAAAAGAAGGGACATGAAGATTGTTGAGGTACGAAATGCCGAGGCAGCCGTTTCTAAGCCTATTCTTCAGGGGATTACCCAAGCTTCGCTTGGAACCGAAAGTTTCATCTCTGCGGCTTCATTCCAGGAGACAACCAAGGTACTTAGTGAGGCCTCTATTAGAGGTAAAGCAGATTACTTGAGCGGACTTAAGGAGAATGTGATTGTAGGACATCTGATTCCAGCAGGAACCGGAAACAGAAACTTCCTGAACCACATAGTAACCTCTAACGAGGATTATGAAAATCTGGTAGCAGCTAAAGAACAGTTTGCGAATTCAAAAGAACTGGAGTCTTAA